One region of gamma proteobacterium HIMB55 genomic DNA includes:
- a CDS encoding dehydrogenase of unknown specificity, short-chain alcohol dehydrogenase like protein (PFAM: short chain dehydrogenase) translates to MAEVVGELAGKASLVTGAGVGIGRAIAMKLASEGARVLVVDFNEQTAHQTASDIVSAGGQAEAFVADVSDEGRVASMVQAAVDHFGALDIACNSAAVSRGSGPIHTFDKAVFDQTLDLCLTNTFLCMKHEIEAMLTQESGGSIVNISSNASLRGQPYNTAYAAAKSGVNLLTKSSASEYGHKGIRINAVSPGVIRTPGVEKYFEEQPKIAEGLKQAAVMRRLGEPSEIAEAVCFLASDRASFITGQLLSVDGGASVK, encoded by the coding sequence GTGGCAGAGGTAGTAGGAGAGTTGGCAGGAAAGGCATCGCTAGTAACGGGCGCCGGTGTTGGTATTGGCCGTGCGATCGCGATGAAGCTCGCGAGCGAAGGTGCGCGAGTCCTCGTTGTCGATTTCAACGAACAGACGGCCCATCAGACCGCTAGCGATATTGTCAGTGCCGGCGGACAAGCCGAGGCTTTTGTTGCCGATGTCAGCGACGAGGGTCGTGTGGCGAGCATGGTGCAGGCAGCTGTCGATCACTTTGGTGCGCTCGATATTGCCTGCAACAGTGCTGCAGTGAGTCGAGGCTCCGGTCCCATTCACACCTTTGATAAGGCAGTGTTTGATCAAACCTTGGATCTTTGCCTTACCAATACGTTCCTCTGCATGAAGCACGAGATTGAAGCCATGCTCACGCAGGAATCCGGTGGAAGCATCGTCAACATTTCTTCGAATGCCTCTTTGCGCGGTCAGCCCTACAACACGGCGTACGCGGCGGCCAAGAGCGGTGTTAACTTACTGACCAAGAGCTCGGCTTCAGAGTATGGGCACAAAGGCATACGGATTAACGCCGTTTCTCCGGGGGTCATTCGCACGCCGGGCGTCGAAAAATACTTTGAAGAGCAGCCCAAGATCGCAGAGGGCCTCAAGCAGGCCGCCGTTATGCGTCGTTTGGGTGAACCCTCAGAGATTGCTGAAGCAGTGTGTTTTCTCGCCTCAGACCGTGCATCCTTCATTACGGGACAGCTGCTTAGCGTGGATGGTGGGGCTTCGGTAAAGTAG
- a CDS encoding dehydrogenase of unknown specificity, short-chain alcohol dehydrogenase like protein (PFAM: short chain dehydrogenase), which produces MITDYFSLKGKRALITGAGKGIGARIATAFAEMGADVALVARTQSDLDSVADGVRALGREAHTFACDVTDETALTGVVQTLTEAWGSLDILINNAGAPGQGYGSLKKVTKARFENTIDINLTSAYTLTHLALPLLKAASQGSIVNVSSALGWMVDRNFAAYGAAKAGMDQMTRILAYELAPSIRVNGIAPGAIETPSTSFITQNEDMYNATVRWIPQGRLGKPDDIALAALYLASDASGFVSGKIIEVDGGMAALPGTAIEANFARSMARD; this is translated from the coding sequence GTGATCACAGACTATTTCAGCCTCAAAGGAAAGAGAGCCCTGATTACCGGTGCCGGTAAAGGCATCGGCGCACGAATCGCAACCGCCTTTGCAGAAATGGGTGCCGACGTGGCACTGGTTGCACGCACACAGTCAGACCTCGACTCGGTAGCGGACGGGGTTCGTGCCTTAGGTAGAGAAGCGCATACCTTTGCCTGTGATGTCACAGACGAAACCGCCCTAACTGGTGTTGTGCAAACACTCACTGAGGCATGGGGCAGTCTGGATATTTTGATCAACAACGCGGGCGCACCCGGTCAGGGCTATGGCTCGCTGAAAAAGGTCACCAAGGCACGATTTGAGAACACCATCGACATCAACCTCACATCGGCTTATACCCTCACCCACCTTGCCTTGCCACTCCTGAAAGCGGCGTCGCAAGGCAGCATTGTCAACGTGTCCTCAGCCCTGGGTTGGATGGTTGATCGCAACTTTGCCGCCTACGGTGCAGCAAAAGCCGGCATGGACCAAATGACGCGCATACTGGCCTACGAATTAGCACCGAGTATTCGTGTGAATGGGATCGCCCCGGGCGCTATCGAAACACCGAGTACGTCCTTCATCACCCAAAACGAAGATATGTACAACGCAACCGTTCGCTGGATACCACAGGGACGATTGGGTAAGCCTGACGATATTGCTCTAGCAGCGCTGTATCTTGCGTCAGATGCATCGGGTTTTGTGAGTGGCAAGATTATCGAAGTGGATGGCGGGATGGCTGCGTTACCAGGAACCGCTATCGAAGCCAATTTCGCGCGGAGCATGGCACGCGATTAG
- a CDS encoding NTF2 domain-containing protein (PFAM: Nuclear transport factor 2 (NTF2) domain) encodes MIDFDSAKAACEAYVRCLTESDLEALLDLFADDAAIEDPVGTDWREGKEVLRAFYAEACQGVAKAELTGNPRVAGNEVAFPFNVTAGAPGQQVVINIIDIFKFNEDGKIATMRAFWGPNNMAS; translated from the coding sequence ATGATTGATTTCGATTCGGCAAAGGCAGCGTGTGAAGCTTACGTCCGTTGTTTGACTGAGAGCGATCTCGAGGCATTGCTAGACCTGTTCGCAGACGATGCGGCTATCGAAGACCCGGTCGGTACTGACTGGCGAGAGGGCAAAGAGGTCTTGCGCGCCTTTTACGCCGAGGCCTGCCAAGGTGTTGCCAAGGCCGAGCTCACCGGTAATCCGCGTGTTGCGGGCAACGAGGTGGCCTTCCCCTTCAATGTGACGGCAGGTGCACCTGGCCAGCAAGTGGTGATCAATATCATCGACATCTTCAAGTTCAATGAAGACGGCAAGATCGCGACGATGCGGGCTTTTTGGGGGCCTAACAACATGGCAAGCTAA
- a CDS encoding dehydrogenase of unknown specificity, short-chain alcohol dehydrogenase like protein (PFAM: short chain dehydrogenase), which translates to MSNTIQNSPLAGKVALITGAGQGIGQGIAFSLAKRGVKVVAVGRTLSKCENTVAQISERFGGESTAIECDISDLGALDGLVEQAVAAYGRLDILVNNAVTTTINSLMETTLEDFEKGLKVGPMATLRMMQLAQPHLLASGDGNIINLATAAAKRWDSSTYGVYAAEKEAIRALSRGAACEWGGMGIRTNTILPLAKSPALEMWEQWRPEEAAAFAETVPMKRIGHCEDDIGEFVALLCSPESRYVNGQSIAIDGGQVNMG; encoded by the coding sequence ATGAGCAACACCATTCAAAACTCCCCGTTAGCAGGCAAAGTCGCCCTTATCACGGGTGCTGGGCAAGGTATTGGGCAAGGCATCGCTTTCTCTTTGGCAAAACGAGGCGTCAAAGTCGTCGCCGTCGGGAGAACCTTGAGCAAATGTGAAAACACCGTTGCTCAAATCAGTGAGCGCTTTGGTGGCGAATCCACTGCCATTGAATGCGATATTTCTGATTTAGGGGCCCTCGATGGCCTCGTAGAGCAAGCGGTTGCCGCCTACGGCCGCTTGGATATTCTGGTCAATAACGCAGTGACAACCACGATTAACTCGCTCATGGAGACAACACTTGAGGATTTCGAGAAGGGACTCAAAGTAGGTCCCATGGCGACACTCCGAATGATGCAGCTTGCGCAACCCCACCTGCTCGCCTCGGGTGATGGCAATATCATCAATCTTGCCACCGCCGCGGCAAAACGCTGGGACAGCTCAACTTACGGTGTTTATGCAGCAGAGAAGGAAGCGATCCGCGCCCTGTCGCGCGGCGCCGCTTGCGAATGGGGTGGCATGGGCATTCGGACAAACACTATTTTGCCCCTAGCGAAATCGCCTGCACTCGAAATGTGGGAGCAGTGGCGCCCCGAGGAAGCAGCTGCCTTCGCCGAGACTGTGCCGATGAAACGTATTGGACACTGCGAAGATGATATCGGTGAATTCGTAGCACTTTTGTGCTCGCCTGAGTCCCGTTATGTGAATGGCCAATCGATCGCGATCGATGGCGGCCAGGTCAATATGGGATAA
- a CDS encoding DNA-binding protein with HTH domain, producing the protein MIQPSIAELSKLIGFLYDGHIEEDPYSAFLGETRRIIDSNFASITMREPQGDDGGLLFVSCEALPKTFVDDHDNPYTDRYYTSNLMTNLPWGKVVSLDECVPYRTLERTELYKYCMAPIDIYHMIGVDLRNANGLRFSVRFCRPKTAENFGPAEREFLEMLASHIQRAVANGMQLIQLDKERKLYSSTIAKQSVGVVTLDERGKIVSRNAVADQLIRDKDGLSVVNEQLHLESPSSRSKLNSFIEDIVVAQRNQEPAPTNALSVERPSGKADLEILLKPMMIDKTVEPGHTPHMIVFINEPERSFQIETRILMSLYGLTKAEVALSKLLAEGANLDQAAAELGIARNTARAQLRSIFAKTGVSRQSMLVSLLLKSVVTYS; encoded by the coding sequence ATGATTCAGCCGAGTATTGCAGAGCTCTCGAAACTGATTGGGTTTCTCTACGATGGACACATCGAAGAAGACCCTTACAGCGCCTTCCTAGGTGAAACGCGCCGCATTATCGATTCGAACTTTGCCTCGATTACCATGCGCGAGCCACAGGGTGATGACGGTGGACTGCTCTTTGTCTCCTGCGAGGCGCTACCTAAAACCTTTGTCGATGACCACGACAACCCTTACACCGATAGGTACTACACCTCCAACCTGATGACGAACCTGCCGTGGGGCAAGGTGGTGTCTCTTGATGAGTGTGTCCCCTACCGCACCCTTGAGCGTACGGAGCTCTACAAGTATTGCATGGCACCCATCGACATCTATCACATGATTGGCGTCGATCTGCGTAACGCCAACGGACTGCGCTTTAGTGTCCGCTTCTGTCGGCCCAAGACCGCTGAAAACTTTGGTCCTGCAGAGCGTGAGTTCCTAGAGATGTTAGCTAGCCATATTCAGCGTGCTGTGGCGAACGGCATGCAGCTCATTCAGCTGGATAAAGAGCGTAAGCTCTACAGCTCCACGATTGCCAAGCAATCAGTGGGCGTTGTCACCCTCGATGAGCGCGGCAAGATCGTGTCGCGGAACGCGGTTGCTGACCAACTGATCCGCGATAAAGATGGTTTGTCCGTTGTAAATGAGCAGCTACACCTCGAGAGTCCCTCATCGCGCAGCAAGCTGAACAGTTTCATTGAAGACATTGTGGTCGCACAGCGAAACCAAGAGCCTGCCCCCACCAACGCACTGTCCGTCGAGCGGCCCTCAGGCAAGGCCGACCTCGAGATTTTGCTGAAGCCAATGATGATCGATAAGACGGTTGAGCCCGGCCATACGCCGCATATGATCGTCTTTATCAATGAGCCCGAGCGTAGCTTCCAGATCGAAACCCGCATCTTGATGTCGCTCTATGGCCTCACCAAAGCTGAGGTTGCCCTATCTAAACTGCTTGCAGAGGGTGCCAACCTCGATCAGGCCGCGGCAGAACTCGGTATTGCCCGCAATACGGCACGTGCACAGCTGCGATCAATATTCGCCAAGACCGGTGTATCGCGCCAGTCGATGCTAGTGAGCTTGCTGCTGAAGAGTGTGGTGACCTACTCCTAA
- a CDS encoding 2-nitropropane dioxygenase-like enzyme (PFAM: 2-nitropropane dioxygenase): protein MNTRLTELLGCRYPIIQTAMGWVADAKLVAATSEAGGFGFLAGAVMTPAEIEQGILEIKALTNAPFGVNFHMYVPHAEQIVDLCIEHQVRAVSYSRSPSPATVDKLKAAGIVCIPTVGAKRHAVKAVEMGADAVVIQGGEGGGHTGSVATSILVPQVRDAIDVPIAAAGGFRDGRGLVAALAMGADGIAMGTRFLLTQQSPVPEATKQIYLGTPPEKIVVSTKLDGLPQRMIANSYLDKLIQASQLGLLARAIKNGLAFSRMQGGSLIATLGGAWKMYRSGDLSFGQTLMAANAPMMIQEAMVKGKPDAGILPSGQVAGLIEDLPSVSDLIESIVEEAQQSAGRIAQTIVPKENNQ from the coding sequence ATGAACACGAGGCTTACCGAGCTCCTGGGGTGTCGTTACCCTATTATTCAAACCGCCATGGGTTGGGTTGCCGATGCAAAGTTGGTGGCGGCGACCAGTGAAGCGGGTGGCTTTGGGTTTTTAGCCGGTGCGGTGATGACGCCAGCCGAGATCGAGCAGGGTATTCTCGAAATCAAAGCGCTGACGAATGCCCCGTTTGGTGTGAACTTTCATATGTATGTGCCCCACGCCGAACAGATTGTCGATTTGTGCATCGAGCATCAGGTCCGAGCTGTCAGTTACTCACGATCGCCATCGCCCGCAACGGTCGATAAATTAAAGGCTGCCGGCATCGTCTGTATTCCGACGGTTGGCGCGAAACGTCACGCGGTTAAAGCGGTTGAGATGGGCGCCGATGCGGTCGTTATTCAAGGTGGTGAAGGTGGAGGTCACACAGGCTCAGTTGCAACCTCGATTCTTGTACCGCAGGTGCGCGATGCGATTGATGTGCCTATTGCCGCTGCAGGCGGCTTTCGCGACGGTCGCGGTCTTGTAGCGGCCTTGGCTATGGGCGCGGACGGTATTGCGATGGGAACGCGCTTTTTGCTTACGCAGCAATCACCTGTGCCCGAGGCAACCAAGCAGATTTACCTTGGCACACCGCCGGAGAAAATTGTCGTCAGCACCAAGCTGGACGGCTTACCACAGCGGATGATCGCCAATTCATACCTCGATAAGCTCATACAAGCTAGCCAGCTGGGACTGCTTGCGCGTGCCATTAAAAACGGTCTGGCGTTCAGCCGAATGCAGGGTGGTTCGTTGATCGCAACTTTAGGTGGCGCTTGGAAGATGTATCGCAGCGGCGACTTATCGTTTGGCCAAACCCTGATGGCTGCGAACGCGCCAATGATGATTCAGGAAGCCATGGTGAAAGGAAAACCCGACGCCGGCATTTTGCCCTCCGGTCAGGTGGCAGGCTTGATTGAGGACTTACCCTCCGTATCCGACTTAATAGAGAGCATTGTTGAGGAAGCGCAGCAGTCAGCAGGTCGCATCGCTCAAACGATAGTGCCGAAAGAGAATAATCAGTAG
- a CDS encoding acyl-CoA synthetase (AMP-forming)/AMP-acid ligase II (PFAM: AMP-binding enzyme) translates to MNEFTKPYFDAVAQLMAPTAPFEIETVEVGGVPLRAFKNAETSLGAFLAAGRNHGDALFLQYQGGSWSYAGFFGAVDKVCDWLVNDQGISKGDRIAIAMRNRPEWLVAFVAAAIVGAVAVPLNSWGKAQELQQGLEDSEASLVFADEARLGYIRELNSSLTAVSADGESTDHTTAMADIFERDTAAVAEVVAVDRHDPAILMFTSGTSGRPKGAMLSHFNCCQALMNVEFIGAGTYMTNMEEMNQQLASPTPPKTLLAVPLFHISGLLSQALINLRHGRALFMMYKWDIDEAIRIVKDEKITVLMGAPVMLLELLKNEQFGDDHAAHLTNVSAGGAATPELLSELYATKTGSAMSGGGWGMTETMGSGAAFTGRYFAERPDASGFPSPIVEFSFRDEEANAVPAGEPGEIWVRSAAAIQGYFSGGKPSDEPVEGWMATGDVGYISDEGFLYICGRVKDMIIRGGENVYPSEVEACLLELPGCEEAAVIGLPHDTWGEEVAAVIRMSAGQSSDAGEVVAFCKERLAGFKVPAHVVFTDEPLERNALQKLLKAQIREHYFG, encoded by the coding sequence ATGAACGAGTTCACCAAACCTTATTTCGACGCCGTCGCCCAACTGATGGCACCTACCGCACCTTTCGAGATTGAGACAGTCGAGGTCGGAGGTGTACCGCTCAGAGCCTTCAAAAACGCCGAGACAAGCTTGGGCGCCTTCCTTGCTGCAGGCAGAAACCACGGCGACGCCCTCTTCCTCCAGTATCAAGGCGGGTCTTGGAGCTACGCGGGTTTTTTTGGTGCCGTCGACAAGGTCTGCGATTGGTTAGTAAACGACCAAGGCATTAGCAAAGGCGATCGAATTGCCATTGCCATGCGCAACCGCCCTGAATGGCTGGTCGCCTTTGTTGCAGCGGCGATCGTGGGGGCTGTTGCTGTCCCGCTGAATAGCTGGGGCAAGGCGCAAGAGCTACAGCAAGGCTTGGAGGACAGCGAGGCCAGTCTCGTTTTTGCTGACGAAGCGCGCCTCGGTTACATACGCGAGCTCAATTCAAGCCTGACTGCAGTATCAGCGGATGGTGAAAGCACAGATCACACGACAGCAATGGCCGATATTTTCGAGCGCGACACAGCCGCAGTGGCCGAGGTGGTTGCGGTCGATCGACACGATCCCGCGATTTTGATGTTTACCTCTGGTACTTCGGGTCGGCCTAAAGGCGCCATGCTTAGCCACTTTAACTGCTGTCAGGCACTGATGAACGTCGAGTTCATCGGTGCAGGCACCTACATGACCAACATGGAAGAGATGAATCAGCAGTTGGCGAGCCCCACTCCGCCAAAGACCCTGCTGGCTGTCCCGCTGTTTCATATCAGCGGCCTCCTGTCGCAAGCCTTGATCAATCTTCGACACGGGCGCGCCCTCTTCATGATGTACAAATGGGATATCGATGAAGCCATCCGCATCGTTAAAGACGAGAAAATCACGGTCTTGATGGGTGCACCTGTCATGTTGCTCGAGCTCCTCAAGAACGAACAATTTGGCGACGATCACGCAGCGCATCTCACGAACGTCAGTGCTGGGGGTGCTGCGACGCCCGAGCTACTATCCGAGCTCTACGCCACCAAAACCGGCTCAGCAATGTCAGGTGGTGGCTGGGGCATGACCGAGACCATGGGCTCAGGCGCTGCATTCACCGGTCGCTATTTCGCTGAACGCCCTGACGCATCAGGATTCCCAAGCCCCATCGTCGAATTCAGCTTCCGTGATGAGGAAGCGAATGCCGTCCCTGCAGGCGAACCAGGCGAAATTTGGGTCCGATCAGCGGCGGCAATTCAAGGCTACTTCTCCGGCGGCAAGCCCTCGGATGAGCCGGTTGAGGGTTGGATGGCCACGGGTGATGTCGGCTACATTAGCGATGAAGGGTTTCTCTACATCTGCGGCCGTGTCAAAGACATGATCATTCGTGGTGGCGAGAATGTGTATCCGTCGGAGGTCGAGGCCTGCTTGCTTGAACTTCCTGGCTGTGAAGAAGCGGCTGTGATCGGCCTACCCCACGACACATGGGGCGAGGAGGTGGCGGCAGTCATTCGCATGTCGGCGGGTCAATCCTCCGACGCGGGTGAAGTCGTTGCCTTTTGCAAGGAGCGTCTGGCTGGCTTCAAAGTCCCTGCGCATGTCGTTTTTACCGATGAGCCACTGGAGCGAAACGCACTTCAAAAGCTCCTCAAAGCACAGATCCGGGAGCACTACTTTGGCTAA
- a CDS encoding Protein of unknown function (DUF3604) (PFAM: Protein of unknown function (DUF3604)) produces MSKTLGQKIVESTALASVLTLGILSSLSAQANELPCAVSSETKLPFFGDLHIHTRYSFDSFLSNQKNDPDGAYEYAKGQVITLPDAYGEQTISAQIDRPIDFAAVTDHGQFLGEVALCDSDWSEAAWWTPVCLMSRAQNLWIQLYAASLWTVSGGMEGEAPERGIVCSLGDCEENALSVWDDIQQAAERHYDRSEDCSFTTFVGYEYTQGQEMANLHRNVIFKGEEVTRLPISVFDTDSSVPELWRQLRTQCLESDSGCDVLAIPHNPNLGGGLMFPDPATEEEAINRLEIEPLVELVQHKGASECRFDRLAGVGIDTEDELCDFEQIPSDNLAMLGSVNGKMWSDRGLPVDVASFHRRNMMRNVLKDGLALEQETGVNPFRQGFIGSTDTHTATSGGAMEKNYVGHLGSRDATFRNIQDHFVSNPGGLAVVWAEENRRDAIFEAMRNRETYATSGTRPIVRFFAGDYETDLCDDPDALDQAYASGVPMGGVLERKDGDAAPRFFVSAQRDQGTDLHPANPLERVQIIKGWVDEDGSTHERVVDVLGSETQGLGVDMNSCAATAPGHASLCTVWEDPTYRPGESAFYYARVLETPSCRWSTLQCQAAGVNPFSESCAAEADAANALAKQNGDSGDIYGICCTNPETDPFYSPTIRERAWTSPIWLSTPR; encoded by the coding sequence ATGAGCAAAACACTGGGACAAAAAATTGTAGAAAGCACCGCTTTAGCCTCGGTCTTGACCCTGGGGATACTCAGTAGTCTATCGGCGCAGGCTAATGAGCTACCCTGCGCTGTTTCGTCAGAGACAAAGCTGCCGTTTTTCGGGGATCTTCATATCCACACCCGATATTCTTTCGACTCCTTTCTCTCGAATCAGAAAAACGACCCAGACGGCGCCTACGAGTACGCCAAGGGTCAGGTCATCACCCTGCCCGACGCCTACGGCGAGCAAACCATCTCTGCACAAATCGATCGGCCCATCGACTTTGCAGCGGTCACTGACCATGGTCAGTTTTTAGGGGAAGTTGCGCTGTGCGATAGCGATTGGTCCGAAGCCGCATGGTGGACACCTGTCTGCCTTATGTCACGCGCTCAGAACCTATGGATACAGCTTTACGCTGCGAGTTTATGGACCGTATCAGGCGGCATGGAAGGCGAGGCGCCTGAGCGCGGCATCGTTTGCTCGCTGGGCGATTGCGAAGAAAACGCTCTGAGCGTATGGGATGACATTCAACAAGCTGCTGAGCGCCATTACGATCGCTCTGAGGACTGCAGCTTCACTACTTTCGTAGGATACGAGTACACCCAAGGCCAGGAGATGGCCAACCTACACCGAAATGTGATTTTCAAAGGCGAAGAAGTGACGCGCCTACCTATTTCCGTCTTTGATACCGACAGCTCTGTCCCCGAACTATGGCGCCAGCTCCGTACACAGTGCCTTGAGTCGGATTCTGGCTGTGACGTACTCGCCATACCGCACAACCCGAACTTGGGCGGTGGACTCATGTTCCCCGACCCCGCTACCGAGGAAGAAGCGATTAACCGGCTTGAGATCGAGCCCTTGGTGGAGCTGGTGCAGCACAAAGGTGCTTCAGAGTGCCGTTTCGACCGGCTAGCCGGAGTGGGTATCGATACTGAAGACGAGCTCTGTGACTTCGAGCAAATTCCCTCCGATAACCTCGCGATGCTGGGCAGCGTGAACGGAAAGATGTGGTCAGATCGTGGACTCCCCGTCGATGTCGCCAGCTTCCACCGCCGCAATATGATGCGTAACGTCCTGAAAGACGGTCTCGCGCTCGAGCAAGAAACAGGCGTCAACCCCTTCAGACAGGGCTTTATTGGTAGCACCGACACCCATACAGCGACCTCGGGTGGCGCTATGGAAAAGAATTACGTGGGTCACCTCGGCTCTCGTGATGCGACGTTTCGCAACATCCAAGACCACTTTGTTTCAAACCCAGGAGGACTCGCGGTGGTTTGGGCAGAAGAGAACCGCCGGGATGCCATCTTCGAAGCCATGCGTAACCGCGAAACCTACGCAACGTCCGGCACACGCCCGATCGTTCGCTTCTTTGCCGGCGATTACGAAACCGACCTCTGTGATGACCCAGACGCACTAGACCAAGCCTACGCATCGGGCGTTCCGATGGGCGGTGTACTCGAACGGAAGGATGGCGATGCGGCGCCCCGCTTCTTTGTCAGCGCACAGCGCGATCAAGGTACCGATCTTCACCCGGCGAACCCCCTCGAGCGCGTTCAAATCATCAAGGGCTGGGTTGATGAGGACGGTTCGACCCATGAGCGCGTTGTTGACGTTTTGGGAAGCGAGACACAAGGGCTCGGTGTCGACATGAACAGCTGTGCTGCGACAGCACCGGGGCACGCAAGTCTCTGTACCGTTTGGGAAGACCCAACGTATCGCCCCGGCGAGTCCGCGTTTTACTACGCACGTGTCTTAGAAACACCCAGCTGCCGGTGGAGCACCCTCCAATGCCAAGCGGCGGGGGTAAACCCCTTCTCCGAGAGTTGTGCAGCGGAAGCTGATGCCGCTAATGCGCTCGCGAAACAAAATGGCGACTCGGGCGATATTTACGGTATCTGCTGTACCAACCCCGAGACCGATCCGTTCTACTCGCCCACGATTCGTGAGCGCGCTTGGACCTCACCTATTTGGCTTTCGACGCCTCGCTAG
- a CDS encoding enoyl-CoA hydratase/carnithine racemase (PFAM: Enoyl-CoA hydratase/isomerase family), whose protein sequence is MAFTSSVDAGIAQLVFNKPPVNAFNSAEWAGIAAAIKSLGERDDVTVIIVRAEGKGFCAGVDIKELGADPNMIVPVNKGNYDTFEAIHRNPKPVIVALHGFVLGGGIGIAGAADIIVASECASFGVPEVDRGAMGGGAHLQRMFPVQKVRYMYFTGEFIDAQEAYRLGAIERVVPKDQLVDTALEIAAKIAEKSAIMITLAKEALNGIEDGNLEAKYRSEQGFTLEAYRHQDSQEARDAFNQKRDANFD, encoded by the coding sequence ATGGCGTTTACGTCATCTGTCGACGCGGGCATTGCCCAGCTCGTTTTCAACAAGCCCCCGGTGAATGCGTTTAACAGTGCAGAGTGGGCGGGTATCGCTGCTGCGATCAAATCGCTCGGTGAGCGCGACGACGTCACTGTCATTATCGTGCGCGCTGAGGGTAAGGGCTTCTGCGCTGGTGTGGATATTAAAGAGTTGGGTGCAGACCCGAACATGATCGTGCCGGTGAATAAGGGCAACTACGATACGTTTGAGGCGATCCACCGGAACCCTAAGCCGGTGATTGTGGCATTACACGGTTTTGTCCTCGGCGGAGGCATCGGTATTGCCGGCGCTGCCGACATCATCGTTGCCTCAGAATGCGCATCCTTTGGCGTGCCCGAGGTAGACCGCGGTGCGATGGGGGGAGGTGCTCACTTGCAGCGCATGTTCCCCGTCCAGAAAGTCCGGTACATGTACTTCACCGGTGAGTTTATCGACGCACAAGAGGCCTACCGCCTTGGTGCGATCGAGCGCGTTGTGCCAAAAGATCAGTTGGTCGATACAGCACTCGAGATTGCGGCAAAGATTGCCGAGAAGAGCGCCATCATGATTACGCTTGCTAAAGAGGCGTTAAACGGTATTGAAGATGGGAATCTTGAAGCGAAATACCGGAGTGAGCAGGGCTTCACGCTGGAGGCTTACCGTCATCAGGATTCGCAGGAAGCACGTGATGCTTTCAATCAAAAGCGCGATGCTAATTTTGATTAA